Proteins encoded together in one Pirellulales bacterium window:
- a CDS encoding squalene--hopene cyclase: protein MNVRYSNPGMRRVVLGTVAFVLTSITAIRAAEPTPVTLDNVVPPSANSPDEPLLGAFSRAKAEHFLDSAALAWQKNRNCMTCHTNYLYLMSRPETDLEAPAVGVVRDYAEKLVTERWEEKGPRWDAEVIMTAAVLASHDAAQGQGLHPVTRKALDRIWTVQREDGGFSWKNCGWPPMELDDYFGIAMVALAAGFAPDDYQHTPAAKAGLEQLARYVHENEAPSLHHHALLAWASTRVDGLMNDEERQTCVEAMLTLQHADGGWGLATLGDWKRQDGSPQDLDSSDGYGTGFVIFLARQLGVPANDPRLAHGVEWLKTHQRESGRWFTRSLYKDNKHFLTHAGTAYAVMALEACDAFHNSPTE, encoded by the coding sequence ATGAACGTGCGATACTCGAATCCTGGGATGCGGCGTGTCGTTCTTGGAACGGTTGCGTTTGTACTTACATCGATTACCGCGATTCGTGCGGCCGAGCCCACTCCCGTCACGCTCGACAATGTCGTGCCCCCCTCGGCCAACTCGCCCGACGAGCCCCTCTTGGGGGCGTTCTCGCGGGCCAAGGCCGAACATTTTCTCGATTCGGCGGCGCTCGCCTGGCAGAAGAACCGCAATTGCATGACGTGTCACACGAACTACCTGTACCTGATGTCGCGGCCCGAGACCGATCTCGAGGCACCGGCGGTGGGGGTCGTGCGCGACTATGCGGAGAAACTCGTCACTGAACGCTGGGAGGAAAAGGGACCACGTTGGGATGCCGAGGTCATCATGACGGCCGCCGTGCTCGCCTCGCACGATGCGGCGCAAGGCCAAGGGCTGCACCCGGTCACGCGGAAGGCACTAGATCGCATTTGGACGGTCCAGCGCGAAGACGGTGGTTTTAGCTGGAAGAACTGCGGCTGGCCACCGATGGAGTTGGACGACTATTTTGGCATTGCGATGGTGGCACTGGCGGCAGGCTTCGCCCCGGACGACTATCAGCACACACCCGCGGCGAAGGCGGGACTCGAACAGCTTGCCCGGTACGTACATGAGAATGAAGCCCCCTCGCTGCACCATCATGCCTTGCTTGCCTGGGCCTCGACCAGGGTCGATGGCCTCATGAATGACGAGGAGCGTCAGACGTGTGTCGAGGCCATGCTGACGCTGCAGCACGCCGATGGTGGTTGGGGACTCGCCACGCTCGGCGATTGGAAACGCCAAGATGGTTCGCCGCAAGACCTGGATTCGAGCGACGGCTACGGCACCGGATTTGTCATCTTTCTCGCGCGGCAACTGGGCGTGCCAGCCAACGATCCGCGCCTCGCGCACGGCGTCGAGTGGCTTAAGACCCACCAGCGCGAAAGCGGGCGCTGGTTTACGCGCTCGCTCTACAAAGACAACAAGCACTTCCTCACGCATGCTGGCACGGCGTATGCCGTCATGGCGCTCGAGGCGTGCGATGCCTTCCACAATTCGCCCACCGAATAA
- a CDS encoding glucose 1-dehydrogenase, with protein MQVEGKTAIITGGGTGVGRATAIALAKLGCSVLVNYSRSRDEAEQTAAEVEALGVRAIAHQADVANAEACQAMADAALAAFGRIDVLVNSAGTTKFIPHPDFDRVGDEEWDRILGVNLKGPFYCARAVRESMLAAGGGAIVNISSVAGVGGVGSSIPYCASKAALNNLTVTLARALAPTIRVNAVAPGFITGRWLEQGLGLAYPLVKKSMESRVPLKKVCEPEDVATAALAFITGSDLITGQVLVIDGGMLIPPA; from the coding sequence ATGCAGGTCGAAGGTAAGACGGCGATCATCACCGGGGGTGGCACGGGCGTGGGACGCGCCACGGCTATCGCCCTGGCGAAGCTGGGCTGCTCGGTCTTGGTGAACTACTCGCGTTCGCGGGATGAGGCAGAGCAGACCGCCGCCGAAGTCGAAGCGCTCGGCGTGCGTGCCATTGCCCATCAGGCCGATGTCGCCAACGCCGAGGCCTGCCAGGCGATGGCCGACGCGGCGCTCGCCGCGTTCGGGCGGATCGATGTGCTCGTCAACAGCGCCGGCACGACGAAGTTCATCCCACACCCCGATTTCGATCGTGTGGGTGACGAAGAGTGGGATCGTATTCTTGGCGTGAACCTGAAGGGGCCTTTCTATTGCGCGCGTGCCGTGCGCGAGTCGATGCTTGCCGCCGGCGGCGGGGCGATCGTCAATATCTCGAGCGTGGCCGGTGTGGGGGGAGTCGGCAGCTCGATTCCCTACTGTGCCTCGAAAGCGGCGCTCAACAATCTGACGGTGACCCTGGCTCGGGCACTGGCCCCCACGATCCGCGTCAACGCCGTGGCGCCGGGCTTTATCACCGGACGCTGGCTCGAACAGGGGCTGGGGCTGGCGTATCCGCTGGTCAAGAAGTCGATGGAGTCGCGCGTGCCCCTCAAGAAGGTTTGCGAGCCGGAAGATGTCGCCACGGCCGCGCTGGCCTTCATTACCGGATCGGATCTCATCACCGGGCAGGTGCTCGTCATCGACGGCGGCATGTTGATTCCGCCGGCGTGA
- a CDS encoding SRPBCC family protein translates to MAHVCTSATVVVPHPDANDVFDYSTDLDAVPEYFVGYGPVPAIRSMEMIDGAKPVVGESRRIKLADGNLLREEIVVLERPRRHAYRVTGYVAPFSKLVRAGHGDWTFEPVEEGVRITWKYTYDLTSPLAWPLAWPLVKGPMRLAMQRALDRIAARRWTR, encoded by the coding sequence ATGGCGCACGTTTGCACCTCGGCCACGGTCGTCGTTCCGCATCCCGATGCGAATGACGTATTCGACTACTCGACCGATCTCGACGCGGTGCCCGAATACTTCGTCGGCTACGGGCCTGTGCCCGCCATTCGCTCGATGGAGATGATCGACGGCGCCAAACCGGTCGTGGGCGAAAGCCGTCGCATCAAGCTGGCCGACGGCAACCTGTTGCGCGAGGAGATCGTCGTGCTCGAGCGTCCGCGGCGGCACGCCTACCGTGTGACCGGCTATGTGGCCCCGTTTTCGAAGCTCGTCCGGGCCGGACACGGCGACTGGACCTTCGAGCCCGTGGAAGAGGGCGTGCGCATCACGTGGAAGTACACCTACGACCTGACCAGCCCGCTCGCGTGGCCACTGGCATGGCCTCTGGTGAAGGGCCCCATGCGTCTGGCAATGCAGCGGGCGCTCGATCGCATTGCGGCACGCCGCTGGACGCGTTGA
- a CDS encoding ABC transporter ATP-binding protein has translation MSTVPTPRRPSPRRPGKPQPPAASITRLRGETDEDAVMRPLDLAIIKRILSYTKPYAAKRNLLIVLVMMRSIQLPCLAWLIGAVINGPIAGRSASGAIWGAVAYLALATFTQATFHFRQRLALELGESVVHDLRREIFEHLQRMPMSFYHRTKLGRVISRITSDAEAVRVGIQDVLFVGIVGVGQMAVAAAFMLSTDWVLFCVVAAMGPVLWYLNACFRQQLSRAYRDVQESFSRLTATLAESVNGIRVTQGFARERVNADLFQDLAVSHADYNLEAARQAGILLPLLELNNQFFIAILLLLGGYRVLEPGGMPIGDLIQFFFLTNQFFSPLQMLGNQYNQALTAMAGAERVFHLLDLRPDWQDPDDALALGTLTGRVEFEQVGFAYEPGRPVLDDITFTAEPGQTIALVGHTGSGKSTISSLIAKFYLPGEGSLRIDGHDIRQVSTPSLRRQLGIVQQQTFLFSGTVLDNIRLGRPDATDDEVIAAVRRLECLDMLESLPGGLRTEVGERGAGLSLGQRQLVCFARAMLADPRILILDEATSSVDTLTELRLQQALTRLLAGRTSFVVAHRLSTIRHADLVLVIDHGQIVERGTHDQLVRRGGVYAELYEQFVRAAAA, from the coding sequence ATGAGCACGGTTCCCACTCCGCGTCGTCCCTCGCCCCGCCGACCGGGCAAACCGCAGCCCCCCGCCGCGAGCATTACGCGCTTGCGCGGCGAGACGGACGAAGACGCCGTCATGCGTCCGCTCGATCTGGCGATCATCAAACGAATTCTTTCCTACACGAAGCCGTACGCCGCCAAGCGCAATCTGTTGATCGTGCTGGTCATGATGCGCTCGATCCAGTTGCCGTGCCTGGCCTGGCTGATCGGCGCGGTGATCAACGGACCGATCGCCGGTCGATCGGCGAGCGGCGCCATCTGGGGCGCCGTCGCCTATTTGGCCCTCGCTACCTTCACGCAAGCCACGTTCCATTTCCGGCAGCGACTGGCTCTCGAACTGGGCGAATCGGTCGTCCACGACCTTCGCCGCGAGATCTTCGAGCACCTGCAGCGCATGCCGATGAGCTTCTACCATCGCACGAAGCTCGGTCGCGTCATCAGCCGCATCACCTCCGATGCCGAAGCTGTGCGCGTCGGCATCCAGGACGTGCTTTTCGTGGGCATCGTCGGCGTCGGGCAGATGGCGGTCGCGGCCGCATTCATGCTCTCTACCGACTGGGTGCTGTTTTGTGTCGTCGCGGCCATGGGTCCCGTGCTGTGGTACCTGAATGCCTGCTTCCGCCAGCAATTGAGCCGCGCCTATCGCGACGTGCAGGAAAGTTTTAGCCGCTTGACGGCCACGCTGGCCGAATCGGTGAATGGCATCCGCGTGACGCAGGGCTTCGCGCGCGAGCGGGTCAATGCAGATCTGTTTCAGGATCTCGCCGTCAGCCATGCCGACTACAACCTCGAGGCGGCACGGCAGGCCGGCATTCTGCTTCCCTTGCTGGAATTAAACAATCAGTTCTTCATCGCCATTCTGCTCCTGCTCGGCGGCTATCGCGTGCTCGAGCCGGGGGGCATGCCGATCGGCGATCTGATTCAGTTCTTCTTTCTGACGAATCAGTTTTTCTCGCCGTTGCAGATGCTGGGCAATCAATACAACCAGGCGCTGACCGCCATGGCCGGGGCCGAACGTGTCTTCCACCTGCTCGACCTGCGCCCCGACTGGCAGGATCCGGACGACGCCCTCGCTTTGGGCACGCTCACCGGACGCGTCGAGTTCGAGCAGGTCGGCTTCGCCTATGAACCGGGGCGACCGGTGCTCGACGACATTACCTTCACCGCCGAGCCGGGGCAGACGATCGCGCTCGTCGGCCACACGGGCAGCGGCAAGTCGACCATCTCGAGCCTGATCGCCAAGTTCTATCTGCCCGGTGAGGGCTCGCTGCGCATCGACGGCCACGACATTCGACAGGTCTCTACCCCCTCGCTGCGCCGTCAGCTCGGCATCGTGCAACAACAGACGTTCCTCTTCTCGGGCACCGTGCTCGACAACATTCGCCTGGGGCGCCCCGACGCCACCGACGACGAAGTGATCGCGGCCGTACGACGGCTCGAATGCCTCGACATGCTCGAGTCGCTGCCGGGCGGCCTGCGCACCGAAGTGGGCGAACGTGGCGCGGGCCTGTCTCTCGGCCAGCGGCAACTCGTGTGCTTTGCCCGGGCCATGCTGGCCGATCCGCGGATCTTGATCCTCGATGAAGCGACCAGCTCCGTCGATACCCTCACCGAGCTGCGCTTGCAGCAGGCCCTCACGCGACTGCTCGCCGGCCGCACGAGCTTTGTCGTCGCCCACCGGCTGAGTACCATCCGTCACGCCGATCTTGTGCTCGTGATCGACCACGGGCAGATTGTCGAACGAGGGACACACGACCAATTGGTGCGTCGCGGGGGCGTGTACGCCGAGCTGTACGAGCAATTCGTGCGCGCCGCCGCGGCTTAA
- a CDS encoding ABC transporter ATP-binding protein, with amino-acid sequence MPLSNSTEPPQAPTNLSLLRRMLILSWPYRWSCARLLAMQFAITLLTLAGLALTGLAIDFVAHRVELTTGDQWVARLDAWQWPPLAVVAALASGVLLIAVVRAAIGYHYAVASGRVVHHEIVADLRAKTYEKLQRLSFRFYDRNASGSVINRVTGDVAAVRLFVDGVLIQFAMIGLSLVVYLGYMLSIHVRLTLACLATTPLLWIASATFSRLVRPAYDRNRELIDRLILALTENFQGIHVVKGFARERQEIDKFAAANRTIHDQQRRIFWAVSLYTPTMTWFTHLNLFVLLAYGGWLAVEGQLALGTGLVVFHGLLQQFSTQVSNVATVANSVQQSLTGARRVFEVLDAPIEIENRPNALHVARVRGAIRFENVSFEYEPGKPVLRGIDFEVQPGQCVALVGPTGSGKSTLMSMIPRFYDPTKGRVLIDGYDLRDLWLDDLRRQIGLVFQENFLFSNTVAANIAFGHPAATLEQVERAAKLAAADEFIRQLPEGYDTVLSERAGDLSGGQRQRLAIARALLLEPPVLLLDDPTAAIDPRTEEEILEAMDRAIAGRTTFVIAHRLSTLRRADLVIVLEEGRIVEHGTHAELLARGGHYASAALLQSATAEPDQAEISQDAGVRAA; translated from the coding sequence ATGCCCCTTTCCAACTCGACCGAACCGCCGCAAGCGCCAACGAACCTGTCGTTGCTCCGGCGGATGCTCATTCTGAGTTGGCCCTATCGCTGGAGCTGCGCACGCCTGCTGGCGATGCAGTTCGCCATCACGCTGCTCACGCTGGCGGGACTCGCCCTCACGGGGCTGGCGATCGACTTCGTCGCCCATCGCGTCGAACTCACGACCGGCGACCAATGGGTCGCCCGCCTCGATGCCTGGCAGTGGCCTCCGCTGGCGGTCGTGGCCGCGCTGGCGAGTGGCGTCTTGCTGATCGCCGTCGTTCGCGCCGCGATCGGCTACCACTATGCCGTCGCCTCGGGGCGCGTCGTCCATCACGAGATCGTGGCCGATCTGCGGGCCAAAACCTACGAAAAGCTGCAGCGGTTGAGCTTCCGCTTCTACGACCGCAACGCCAGCGGCTCGGTGATCAATCGCGTGACGGGAGATGTCGCCGCCGTGCGACTCTTTGTCGATGGCGTGCTGATTCAGTTCGCCATGATCGGGCTATCCCTTGTCGTCTACCTGGGATACATGCTGTCGATCCACGTTCGCTTGACGCTGGCCTGCCTGGCGACGACCCCATTGCTTTGGATCGCTTCGGCCACGTTCTCGCGACTGGTGCGTCCGGCTTACGATCGGAATCGCGAGTTGATCGACCGGCTGATCCTGGCCCTGACCGAGAATTTCCAGGGCATCCACGTCGTGAAGGGGTTTGCCCGCGAGCGGCAGGAGATCGATAAGTTCGCCGCGGCGAATCGCACGATCCACGATCAGCAGCGGCGGATCTTCTGGGCAGTGAGCCTGTACACGCCCACGATGACGTGGTTCACGCACTTGAACCTATTCGTGCTGTTGGCGTATGGCGGCTGGCTGGCGGTCGAAGGTCAACTCGCGCTCGGCACCGGGCTGGTCGTATTTCACGGCCTGCTGCAGCAATTCTCGACCCAGGTAAGCAACGTGGCCACCGTGGCCAACAGCGTGCAGCAAAGCCTGACCGGCGCCCGCCGGGTGTTCGAAGTGCTCGATGCGCCGATCGAGATTGAGAATCGCCCCAACGCACTCCACGTGGCGCGCGTCCGCGGCGCGATTCGCTTCGAGAACGTGTCGTTCGAATACGAGCCGGGAAAACCTGTGCTGCGGGGGATTGATTTCGAGGTGCAGCCTGGGCAGTGCGTGGCGCTGGTCGGCCCCACGGGGTCGGGCAAGAGCACGCTGATGAGCATGATTCCCCGCTTCTACGACCCGACCAAGGGGCGCGTGCTGATCGATGGCTACGATCTGCGCGACCTGTGGCTCGACGACCTGCGCCGGCAGATCGGGCTCGTGTTTCAAGAGAACTTCCTGTTCAGCAACACGGTGGCCGCGAATATCGCCTTCGGGCATCCTGCGGCGACGCTCGAACAGGTCGAACGTGCCGCGAAGTTGGCGGCTGCCGACGAATTCATCCGCCAGTTGCCCGAGGGATACGACACCGTGCTGAGCGAACGGGCCGGCGATCTGTCGGGCGGGCAACGTCAGCGGCTGGCCATTGCCAGGGCGTTGTTGCTCGAACCGCCCGTGTTGCTGCTCGACGATCCAACGGCGGCCATCGATCCGCGCACCGAGGAGGAAATTCTCGAGGCGATGGATCGCGCCATCGCCGGCCGCACAACTTTTGTCATCGCACATCGTCTGAGCACGCTCCGCCGGGCCGATCTCGTCATCGTGCTCGAAGAGGGACGCATCGTCGAGCACGGAACGCACGCCGAGTTGCTGGCACGGGGCGGACACTACGCCAGCGCCGCGCTGCTGCAGTCCGCTACCGCCGAACCAGATCAGGCAGAGATCTCGCAGGATGCGGGAGTTCGCGCCGCATGA
- a CDS encoding N-acetylmuramoyl-L-alanine amidase, with amino-acid sequence MLAVAPSIGCLPSSTAMAPAPDYRAALPLSEEPGTGDQEPRSREIHPVVHTQFNFDDPQRSLEAPPREWRYLVLHHTATERGDVATIDAEHRRQIDRDGKPWLGIGYHFVIGNGRPMPDGLVEPTFRWREQLHGAHAGDAEHNDLGIGICLVGNFEETAPTPLQVKACRQLVSVLAEEYEIAPENVVGHSQLKATACPGRLFPLEQMIVAARAPATARTNWSADEAVLLPTGAQDTHSARRARTVWPVAPNQPLLR; translated from the coding sequence ATGCTCGCCGTTGCACCGTCGATCGGTTGCCTGCCGAGCAGCACGGCGATGGCTCCGGCGCCCGACTACCGCGCGGCGCTGCCCCTGTCGGAGGAGCCGGGGACCGGCGACCAGGAGCCTCGGTCTCGCGAGATCCACCCGGTCGTCCATACGCAGTTCAATTTCGACGACCCGCAACGATCGCTCGAGGCCCCGCCGCGAGAGTGGCGGTATCTCGTGTTGCACCACACGGCCACCGAACGGGGCGACGTGGCCACCATCGACGCCGAACATCGCCGTCAGATCGACCGTGACGGAAAACCTTGGCTCGGCATTGGGTACCACTTTGTGATCGGCAACGGCCGCCCCATGCCTGACGGGCTGGTGGAGCCAACTTTTCGTTGGCGCGAGCAATTGCACGGCGCCCACGCGGGCGACGCCGAGCACAACGACCTGGGCATTGGCATCTGCCTGGTAGGCAATTTCGAGGAGACCGCTCCCACGCCGCTGCAGGTCAAGGCGTGCCGCCAACTGGTATCCGTGCTGGCAGAAGAGTACGAAATTGCCCCGGAAAACGTTGTGGGGCACAGCCAGCTCAAGGCGACCGCCTGCCCGGGACGCCTCTTTCCGCTGGAACAAATGATCGTTGCGGCCCGTGCTCCGGCGACTGCCCGCACGAATTGGTCTGCCGACGAGGCAGTGTTGCTTCCGACGGGCGCGCAGGATACGCACTCGGCGCGCCGCGCGCGTACGGTGTGGCCTGTGGCGCCAAATCAGCCCCTGCTTCGCTAG
- a CDS encoding tetratricopeptide repeat protein, producing the protein MSQPKRESQPALDAASAAPSSPLERARNTWRSVVAWCTASRLRLLVVALLLLNSPFVTYLVVLSRRPPAPSPTFDMALAALDEGNYRQARNLAEWLREARHLKSEEAGGPAFVLGVINYQEACDLYGRGDKDFFALAARYLERSRDLGFPAGREATGHRLLGESLYRSGQIVESRPHLEAALASNPDRAKELHRMLVEAYLDERGPDPQVALQHVSAYLAAPQLTDDERAAVMLAQVRIQLQLGHVDACRVALESIDQQARERGEATVLRARLEIDAARRLAADPAGAQDEPALARIREHHQAALALLKTVPASNSLDNKASGQASYLMGYCLAALGEDRAALEQFTETRTLYHSQPEGLAAAIDEADLLRKLGREESAAAYARVLLLAGDPAEFRSPWVSLEELRRRVLAAYDALLAAGKYAAALELASQLEPLFPRDRAVALLAETNALWSRALLDEAAALPRSQAESLERDARARARKAGENYVVLAQLRFVSRDYPNDLWNAADNFYRGRDYLHAIEFYKLYLTHEARQRRAFALVGLAESYLAVDEVDLALTTCRECLEAYPRDAANFRARLVASRALVELGKDDEAKKLLLENLQGDDLTPASIEWRDSLFELARILHLEQKYAEALPRLEEAVARYGDQPQSLELRYLLADSAMQLSAEVRAKAETTSVATARLALKRQSHDHLHRAVAEYDRVQHEITRRQATGAISPLDAAMLRNCYFARGAALTELERYDEAIDVYNAATNRYQNSPAVMEAYIGTANCYRQLGQLDEARGIVSQAKVVLSRVRQDATVPFEEVTNYSSDQWELLLDWLLDFYGKTT; encoded by the coding sequence GTGAGCCAACCGAAACGCGAATCTCAGCCGGCCCTTGACGCGGCATCCGCTGCGCCTTCATCGCCGCTGGAGCGCGCGCGGAATACGTGGCGCAGTGTGGTGGCCTGGTGTACGGCCAGCCGGCTGCGTTTGCTTGTCGTCGCGCTGTTGCTGCTCAACTCTCCGTTTGTCACGTACCTCGTGGTGCTATCGAGACGTCCCCCCGCCCCATCGCCGACGTTCGACATGGCGCTGGCCGCGCTCGACGAAGGCAACTATCGCCAGGCCCGCAATCTCGCCGAGTGGTTGCGCGAAGCTCGCCACCTCAAATCCGAGGAAGCAGGTGGTCCGGCCTTCGTGCTGGGAGTGATCAATTACCAAGAGGCCTGCGATCTCTACGGACGCGGCGATAAGGACTTCTTCGCCCTGGCGGCACGTTACCTCGAACGTTCGCGCGATTTGGGTTTTCCCGCCGGACGCGAGGCCACCGGCCACCGGCTGCTTGGCGAGAGCCTGTACCGATCCGGCCAGATCGTGGAAAGCCGGCCGCATCTCGAAGCGGCGCTGGCCAGCAATCCAGACCGTGCCAAAGAACTGCATCGAATGCTGGTCGAGGCGTATCTCGACGAGCGCGGTCCCGATCCGCAGGTGGCCCTGCAGCACGTGTCGGCCTACCTGGCCGCCCCGCAACTCACCGACGATGAACGTGCCGCCGTTATGCTCGCCCAGGTACGAATTCAACTACAACTTGGCCACGTCGACGCCTGCCGCGTGGCGCTCGAATCGATCGATCAGCAGGCCCGCGAACGGGGCGAAGCGACCGTGCTGCGGGCTCGGCTCGAGATCGACGCGGCGCGACGTCTGGCGGCCGATCCGGCCGGCGCCCAGGATGAGCCGGCGCTGGCCCGCATTCGCGAGCATCATCAAGCGGCCCTGGCACTGCTGAAGACGGTGCCGGCGAGCAATTCGCTCGACAACAAGGCCTCGGGACAGGCGAGCTACCTGATGGGCTACTGCCTGGCCGCCTTGGGAGAAGATCGCGCGGCGCTCGAACAGTTCACCGAGACACGCACGCTCTACCACAGTCAGCCCGAGGGGCTCGCCGCGGCTATCGACGAGGCCGATCTGCTGCGAAAACTGGGACGCGAGGAATCGGCGGCCGCCTATGCTCGAGTGTTGCTGCTCGCGGGCGATCCGGCCGAATTCCGTTCTCCCTGGGTTTCGCTCGAAGAGCTCCGTCGTCGCGTGCTCGCCGCCTACGACGCCCTGCTGGCGGCCGGCAAGTACGCCGCCGCGCTGGAACTGGCCTCGCAACTCGAGCCGCTCTTTCCACGCGATCGTGCCGTGGCCTTGCTGGCCGAGACGAATGCCCTCTGGTCCCGAGCGTTGTTAGACGAGGCGGCCGCGTTGCCGCGCTCGCAGGCCGAGAGCTTGGAACGCGACGCCCGTGCTCGTGCCCGCAAGGCCGGAGAAAACTACGTCGTTCTGGCACAGCTTCGCTTCGTCTCACGCGATTATCCGAACGATCTTTGGAACGCGGCCGACAACTTCTATCGCGGACGCGATTACCTGCACGCCATCGAGTTCTACAAGCTCTACCTGACGCACGAGGCCCGGCAGCGTCGCGCGTTTGCCCTGGTCGGACTGGCCGAGTCGTACCTGGCCGTCGACGAGGTCGACCTGGCGCTTACGACCTGCCGCGAGTGCCTCGAAGCCTACCCACGCGATGCCGCGAACTTCCGGGCGCGGCTGGTGGCGAGTCGAGCGCTGGTCGAATTGGGCAAGGACGACGAGGCCAAGAAGCTGCTGCTCGAGAATCTGCAGGGAGACGATCTGACGCCGGCCAGCATCGAGTGGCGCGATTCGCTGTTCGAGCTGGCGCGCATCCTGCACCTGGAACAGAAGTACGCCGAGGCGCTGCCGCGTCTGGAAGAAGCCGTGGCACGCTACGGCGATCAGCCACAATCGCTCGAATTGCGCTACCTGCTGGCGGACAGTGCCATGCAGCTTTCGGCCGAGGTTCGGGCAAAGGCCGAGACGACCAGCGTGGCCACGGCCCGACTGGCGCTGAAGCGGCAAAGCCACGACCACCTGCACCGTGCCGTTGCCGAGTACGACCGGGTGCAGCACGAGATCACGCGTCGGCAGGCGACCGGTGCGATCAGCCCGCTCGACGCGGCAATGTTGCGCAACTGCTACTTTGCCCGGGGCGCGGCCCTCACTGAGTTGGAACGCTACGACGAGGCGATCGACGTCTACAACGCCGCGACGAATCGTTATCAGAATTCCCCCGCGGTGATGGAAGCCTACATCGGCACGGCGAACTGCTATCGACAATTGGGGCAGCTCGACGAGGCACGCGGCATTGTCTCTCAAGCCAAGGTGGTGCTGTCGCGCGTCAGGCAGGATGCGACCGTGCCCTTTGAAGAAGTGACGAATTACAGCAGTGACCAATGGGAGCTGCTGCTCGACTGGCTACTCGATTTCTACGGCAAGACGACCTAG
- the flgN gene encoding flagellar export chaperone FlgN — MATSHADTNTLARLVRRKHDCLAQLLELGREQQALVAEGDLNDLLRVLAAKQRWLAVLQETQRELIPFRDQAPAERKWASEADRQQCAHLLKRCEAMLGEIVAQEKQSELTLQQRRDDASARLQGMHTADKARTAYVTSGGEPIGQLDLSSEG; from the coding sequence ATGGCAACGTCACACGCGGATACGAACACGCTCGCCCGGTTGGTGCGTCGCAAGCACGACTGCCTGGCACAATTGCTCGAGCTGGGGCGCGAGCAACAGGCCCTTGTCGCCGAAGGCGACCTGAACGATCTGCTGCGCGTGCTGGCCGCCAAGCAGCGTTGGCTGGCCGTGCTGCAAGAGACGCAACGCGAGTTGATTCCGTTCCGCGACCAGGCGCCGGCCGAGCGGAAATGGGCCAGCGAGGCCGACCGCCAGCAATGTGCCCATCTGTTGAAGCGTTGCGAGGCGATGCTCGGCGAGATCGTGGCCCAAGAGAAGCAAAGCGAACTGACCCTGCAACAGCGTCGCGACGACGCCTCGGCGCGGTTGCAGGGCATGCATACAGCTGACAAGGCACGTACCGCCTACGTCACCAGCGGTGGCGAGCCGATCGGACAGCTCGACCTGTCCTCGGAAGGCTAG
- a CDS encoding sensor histidine kinase — MTELRIHREDPPPLERLTPERRADLEAVLAAWQDATSRLQQTHESLRGEVRRLTDELEKKNRELARKNRLADLGQISTHVAHEVRNSLVPVTLYLSLLRRRLAQDSASLEVLDKMDSSFSDVRSTVNDLLHFAADRDPVRRQLRIRDLVEDVRISLAPQLMAQGIRFAIDVPPEQFVLVDRDMLRRAVLNLAMNALDVMPDGGEIVVTSFIGARGFELEIADSGPGLDEETTRRAFEPFYTTKSSGTGLGLAIVSRIAELHGGDVTVINCPEGGAAFTLRIPHRAMEAAA, encoded by the coding sequence ATGACCGAACTCAGAATCCATCGAGAAGATCCCCCCCCGCTCGAGCGTCTGACGCCCGAGCGCCGCGCCGATCTCGAGGCGGTATTGGCGGCCTGGCAGGATGCCACGAGCCGCCTGCAGCAGACGCACGAGTCGCTGCGCGGTGAGGTTCGTCGTTTGACGGACGAGTTGGAAAAGAAAAACCGCGAGTTGGCCCGCAAGAATCGGCTGGCCGATCTAGGGCAGATTTCGACGCACGTGGCCCACGAGGTGCGCAACAGCCTCGTGCCGGTCACGCTTTACCTGAGCTTGTTGCGCCGTCGCCTCGCACAGGATTCCGCTAGCCTCGAGGTACTCGACAAAATGGACAGCAGCTTCTCCGACGTGCGTAGCACGGTGAACGACCTGTTGCACTTTGCCGCCGATCGCGATCCCGTGCGGCGGCAGCTCCGCATCCGCGATCTGGTCGAGGATGTGCGCATCTCGCTTGCGCCGCAACTCATGGCACAAGGAATTCGCTTTGCCATCGACGTGCCGCCCGAGCAGTTCGTGTTGGTGGATCGCGACATGCTGCGTCGCGCGGTGTTGAATCTGGCCATGAATGCTCTCGACGTCATGCCCGACGGGGGGGAGATCGTGGTGACCTCGTTTATCGGCGCTCGCGGCTTCGAACTTGAGATCGCCGACAGCGGGCCGGGGCTCGATGAGGAAACGACGCGGCGCGCCTTCGAGCCCTTCTACACCACCAAGAGCAGCGGAACCGGACTGGGATTGGCCATCGTCTCGCGCATCGCCGAGTTGCACGGCGGCGACGTCACGGTGATCAACTGTCCGGAGGGAGGCGCTGCCTTCACCCTTCGCATTCCGCATCGCGCCATGGAGGCCGCCGCATGA